The following proteins are co-located in the Dyadobacter chenwenxiniae genome:
- a CDS encoding VanZ family protein, which yields MIAKFFQNIVETLSRNPWVAWFWTFLILLACTWPGKDIPSAPIAGFDKVVHAGLFIVWITLWTLVYPKKAALFVLLGMAYGLGLEFYQQLLPFDRTFDWWDAVADAAGVLIGFAFKLLVTDRYRHRLY from the coding sequence ATGATCGCTAAGTTCTTCCAAAATATCGTTGAAACATTGTCCCGAAACCCGTGGGTTGCCTGGTTCTGGACCTTCCTGATCTTGCTAGCCTGCACATGGCCGGGAAAAGATATTCCTTCCGCACCGATCGCCGGTTTTGATAAGGTCGTTCATGCAGGACTCTTTATCGTTTGGATCACTTTATGGACGCTGGTATATCCAAAAAAAGCAGCACTGTTCGTGCTGCTTGGAATGGCTTACGGATTAGGTTTGGAATTTTACCAGCAGCTCCTGCCCTTCGACCGCACGTTTGACTGGTGGGATGCCGTTGCAGATGCTGCTGGTGTGTTAATCGGATTTGCGTTCAAATTACTGGTCACTGACCGTTACCGCCACCGTTTGTATTGA